The sequence CGTGACATCCGCCGGAGGATTTATCTGAATCCAGCAAAGTTGGATTCAGATAAATGCACACAAAAAAGCACACGCTTCTTTACATAAGCGTGTGCTCATAGGAAAAGAACGGCAGACCATGCCATTCCGTATTAATTATTTACAGAAAAATAATTTGCGGTTGGGCACGGAATTACTATGCAATTACTTTTTGACATTCTAAATGTAGTCATCTTCCGCACCTCCATTTCTAATTTGAATATCTAACTACTTTAGGATAACATTACCTCTTTCTGAATGTCAACACTTTTCTGTAAATGTTGTAGTTCAATCCTTCCGATTGTGATTTTAATCACAATTGAGTTATTTGGATAATAGTAAAATTAGGGTATGCATATACGTAAAATTGATTGGGGATGATTACTTTGAAAAGCTTACGTTCCAAAATTTTATTATTAGTGCTATCTATGGTTTTTCTATGTACATTTCTAATGTCTATATTTGGTTATTTCGTTAATTATAAAGCCGTTGAGGATGAGGTAGGAATAGAACTGATTGGCTGTGCGAATGTTGCAACGCTAGTTATTGATTGGCAAGACGTTGAATTACTCAAGAACAATCCTCAGGATGATAAAGCTTTAATAGCCCTTGAAGAGGGAATAACAGCATTTATTAATAAAAAAACATGGTTTAAAGATGCTTTTATCATATCGGTAAATGAGGGTACTGCTACTTTATTGGCAGCAGATGAACGATTAAAAAGTCAGGGATACCAAGCGGGGGATAACTTCCATTATGACGAGGCTATCGACAGGGCTATTGAAGCGACAACTACTATGCAACACCAGATGCCTATGTACTCCAAGGTTTACACATTTCAAAATAGTAAGCGAATATCAGGCTATTCACCAATTTTAAATGATGAAAAAGAGATTATAGCATTTTTAGGAGTGGATTATCATGGTGAGGTTGTGGCTGAACGCACATGGCCACGGGTATGGATTATTGTCAAGGTCGGTATTGGTATATTTATGCTGGCTACAATCATTACACTACTTGTTGCGAATAGAATTGTGCGTCCGTTGGTGCAATTAAAAAATCAGGCAGAAACCTTTGCGAGTGGTGACTTAGCTACTTATATTGATACATATAAGAAAGATGAGATTGGACAGCTTGCGCAGAGCTTCGAAAAAATGCGTCAAAGTTTGTTGACAATATTAATACAAGTAAAGGATTCGTCCATCCAATTATCGGAGTCCTCTAGATTATTAGCGGCTAATTCAGAAGAACAAACACTTGCAACAGACATGATTGCAAAATCTTCTGTCGAGCTAGCGATTGAATCGGAGAAACAGGTAGAAGAAACGGTTTTCATATCAAAAGCGATAAATAACCTCGAAATAGATATGGGGAAAGTGAATGATAATGCAATTGAAGCAAAAGTTCAATCGGAGAAGTCTATTCAATTGGCAAGACAAGGAAAGAATGATATGACAATGATGGCTCAACAGATGGGTGCGACGAGTCAAAGTATTGAAAATGCGATGGAAAAGTTTGAGCTGTTGACGGAGAAATCGAAAACGACTGTGGATATTATTTCGACAATCTTAATGATTTCCAACCAAACCAATTTATTGGCACTGAATGCTAGTATTGAGGCAGCGAGAGCAGGAGAGAATGGGAGCAGTTTTACGGTTGTAGCAACAGAGGTGAGGGAGTTGGCTAATCAGTCTAAAGAGGCGGCAGATAATATCAAAATGATTTTAGAAGAAATTCAATTGAATATAAAGGAAGCGCATTTCGCATTGTATGATGGTGTCGAGCAGTTTGGTATAGGTAAGGATTTAGTGCGTCAATCTGGGCATTCATTTGAAACAATTTTCGCAGCGATTGAGGAAGTATTCGAAAAATCTATTTCTACTTCAAATGTTGTGTTAAGTAGTACGCAATTAGTCAATCAGATTCATACTAGTATTGAAAAAGTAACGAATGGAGTAGGTAATGTCGCTATATCATCAAAAGAACTGTCTGCAGCAAGCGAGCAGCAGGCTGAGATGATTTACGAAGAATTACAATCTGTGAAAAACTTGTCCTCGCTTGCTGAACAGTTACAATCCACAGTTCAACAATTTAAAATGGACTAGCTGGATGAATACTATGTAAATTATCTACATCTGTTGATTAACCAAAAAAACTTAATCAAACATTATGTGCACTGTGTACAGTTCTTTTGATTCGCTGTGGATTGAATGATTTCTATACCATTATCGAGTTATTTTTATGCGTAGGAAGTGTCACATTCTTATAAAACTTGCCAAAAGTAAAGTGGGAGCACCTTATACAAAGTGCAGGGGTGCCCGAAATTGCATCTTCGGGCACTTACATTCCCTATAGAAAGTCATCTATTCTTTTCTTTCCAAGCAACTGCATTTTTTACGGGTATCTTTATTGTGTAATCGCATCAAGTTGTAAACTAATCTCGCTTAGGTGACTTGCAGAATCTGCAATCATCGCAATCATTGTGTTTTGTGACTGAATGGATGAAACGATATTATCGACTGATACAACCGTTTGTTGTGAAACCTCAGATGTATTTTGAATCGCAAGCGTTATATTATGGTTTTGTTCTGTGACTGTCTGGAGTTCATCATGTAAGGTATCGATGGCTTCAATCGTTTGTGCCACAGCTTGACGGATAGCGACGAATTCTATTTCAGTTGCTTTGACAGATTCATCGAGTTGTTTGGAATGAGAAATTGTTTCCATCATAGTGTTAACCGTGTTCTCTGTTTCCTTTTCAATGCTTGAAATCATATCTTGGATTTGTTTTGTAGCCATATTTGATTGTTCTGCTAATTTACGTACCTCACTCGCAACAACAGCAAACCCTTTACCATGAGTTCCTGCTCTTGCAGCTTCAATACTGGCATTGAGCGCCAATAAATTTGTTTCTGAAGCAATATTTTTAATGGTTTCTGTTATCCGTGAAATATCGATTGTTTTATTGTATAACTCGGTAATGCTTGCACTGATTTTATCTGCGGCTTGCAATGACTCATCATTGGATTTTTTAAGTTGTGTTACCATCTCAGCGCCTTTTTGCGTTGCTGTTTCGGACTGTGTAGTGACTTGTTTAATGAGCTGGTTTTGTTGATTCATAGAGATGATTGAGTTATTCATTACTTTAACGCGGTCATTAATGCTTTCCATGTCGGTTAATTGATGTAAGACTTCTTGTGAAATAGTAGTAATCGCATAGTTGATTTCCTCGCTGGCGGCTGAAGTTTCTTCGGAAATAGCTGTTAGTTCTCCAGCAGACATAATGACATTGATGCTGGCATCGCCTATTCGTTGGAAAAGCTCCTCCGTATCAAGTGAAGGTTCATCGTTTTCATCGATTGTTTGTTGGGGGGATACAGTATGTTGCTGACAGACAGCGTAAACAAACCATAGACCGATTAGGAGAATGAGAGCGATTACAATTGTAGTAAGCAGTAAACTTTGTTGGCTGAACAGTATGCCAGCTACACCAGCTACTACGACTGTAATGATATGAATAAGTACTAATTTCATCAATAAAGTATTGTTTTTTAGTATTTTTATCATAGACTTAGCACTTCCTTCTTTTAATCTAGAATAGTGTTATTTTACTATGGTGTAGCTAAAAATAGGCGGGTCAGACAAAGTAGGGAAGTAAGTCTGACACCGCCAGTGATTATTTTTCGATTAACTTGAATTTCTGCCAAGGATGAACATGGTCCAGTAAAAATTGCTCGTCTTTGTCAATCGTTGCGACAATATTTGTATTTCCACTGTTGTCCATATCTTTACGTGCAAGATGGAGTTCACCTTTATAGCGTGCATAGCCGACGTTATCAATAGTCACATCGCCACGTGTAATTGGCTCAGTATTATGGGCTGGGAATTCCTCATGCGCAAAATCTACACGGGTTTGTGTTGAGCGAATCACATAGGCAGAAACGTCACCGCGGTTGAAGTGACCTTTAGCTAAGACGATTTCTTTCTCAACAGCCGTTGTTTGTTCCTTAAACTCAACTTTTAGCTCCAATAAGTAGCGATTGAGCAAGGATAGACTTTTCAGTTCTTCGTCAGAAGCAAACATATTACCGATGATTAAATCATCAATCAGGCCTGTTTGGAAAAGGTCTTTTGCTTGTACATCAATGGCTAGTCCACGATGTTCTTCAAGAGTAGGAAGACCTTCTTGTACAGGCCATGGCCCGAATGCTGCATGTTTTGAAGAAATCATCGCCGCTGTGCGAATGCCTTGGTCTTTATATTGTGCAGAACATTTTAGGAAATGCTCTCTAGATAGCGCTGTATAGCGGCGTGGATAGAAATTATGACAACCAATGATTTGCTGCTTGTTAGGTTGGTAAGAAAGAATCTGGTCAAGATATTTTGTGCCCTGGCTCATATTCAATTCAATAGCTAAGCCGTGTTCATTGAATGACATAATGCTTTCTTCGGCGCCAGAAAAGCCCATATCCAGTCTTAATCCTGATAGACCAAGCTCTTTGAAATAAGACAAATCTTTATAAGAAAGATTTTTATCCGCAAAAACGGTTGGGCTAACGTCAGCGATTACTTCAAAGCCAAGCTCATTTGCCTTTTTCAATAGCTGCTGTAGCTGTTGGACATCCTTGTCGTCATTCGCAGACATTAAGCATGTGAAGATACGTGAAAAGCCATATTCACTGGCCTTTTCCATATAGTTAACGAGTTCTTTTTCCGTACCGTATTGTGGATAAATTGAAATTCCAAGGTTTCTCATTAATATTCACTCCTATTTGTGAAATTGTGGTAGATAGTCTTGATTGGTTTCTAGTAAATCCTGTAGCAATAATTTGGCCACTTTACTGGAAGGAACAAAAGGATTAGTTGTTAGAGCCAGCAATGCTTTGCCTTTATCGCCTGTAACAGCTGCTTCAATCGTTAATTGTTCAAATGCTTTCACCTGTTGAATTAACCCATTAATTTCAGACGGTAATGTGCCTACTTGAATAGGCTGTGGTCCTTCACTGTTAACAACACAGGAAACTTCAATGACGACGTCGTCTGGAAGATTTGGAATGGTACCGTTATTAGGGACATTCACTGTGTGGATCGCGTGATCATTGGTCACGATAGAGGTAATAAGAGAAATAGCAGCCTCTGAATACAGTGCACCACCACGTTCTTCTAATTCTTTCGGTTTAACGTCTAGATTAGGATTGCTATACGTTTTAAATAATGCTTTTTCAATGACTTTTACTTGTTCAGCACGCGTGCCTCTGAGTTCTGCCGCTTCTTTTTCTTCAATGAGCATTTCATCCATCATGTAGTAATAGCGATGGTATGGGCATGGTAATGCTTGTAGCGCTTGTAAGAATTCTTTATCCCAAGGAGCATCATGAATGTTACGCATATTCATATTGCGTCCTTCGGCAATTCGTTCAATAAGCGTGTTCATTTTGTCTTTACCACCCACAAAGACTTTCGTGGCATAGACGAGGTGGTTTAGTCCTGAGAAGGATATATTGAGGTCATCTCGATCGACTTCTAATATATTGGCAGCCATTTGTTTCATATTAACAGGTACGTTACACAGACCGATTACCTTGACATTTGTATACTTATGAACGGCTTCAGTTACCATTCCTGCTGGGTTTGTGAAGTTAATCAACCAAGCATCTTTGGAGTATTGTTCAATCTCATCGCAAATATCGAGGATAACTGGGATGGTACGAATGGCTTTGGCGAATCCACCAGGACCAACAGTTTCTTGACCGATGACATCGTATTTCAGTGGAATTCGTTCATCATTGGCTCTAGCATCCAGACCGCCGACTCTGAATTGTGTTAAGACGAAATCAGCATTTGTTATGGCTTTAATCCGATTAAAAGTTAGTTCAACTTTGATAGGGAGACCGCTTTTTTGAATCATTCTTTTGGCCAGGGCACCGACAATCTCAAGTTTTTCTTTACCTGCTTCAATATCAACGAGAACAATTTCATCTACTTTAAATTGATCGGCACGAAGGATAATCCCTTCGATAAGTTCAGGTGTATAGCTACTACCGCCACCGATTACAGCGATTTTCATGATGAATCCTCCGCTCTATATAGTCACACAGTAAAAGGAGAAATCGATGAACCACCCGAATTCTCCTCACCGTGTATTTTTCATCGTTCAGTTTTTTGTGTAATTATTTACTGTTTCATATAATGCGATAAATTCACCAGCGAGGTCTTTGAAGGTAATGGCATTCATGAGGTGATCTTGGGCATGAATGAGTAGTAGCGAAGTTTCTACTTTTTCTCCGCGAATTTCTGATTGAATTAAAAAGGTTTGAACCTTATGTGCGCTGCCTAGCTCTTCATTGGCTTTTTCAAGTAATGCGTTTGCTTGCTCAATATCTTTATCCTTTGCAGCTTGGATCGCCTCAAAAGCTGTACTTTTTGCATTACCACTAAAAAGGATAATTTGCATGATTTGTTCTTCCATGTTCATTACGATTCACTACTTCCTACGAGAGATTATGTTTGTACTTCATGTTGCGATGTATAAGGGGCAATCAGTGGGGATAAGCCCCCACTGATTGAAATGTATGCTTACGCGATTTCTTTTTGCTGTGCTGCAATTTCTTCTTTAAGCTTTTTCAATTCCATTCTTTCTGCAATCTTAACGAACGGAATGTATGCAACGATTGCAATGACTAAGTTGACTGCCGCAAGTGCCGCGCCTTTCCATGAACCAGTTGCTAAGAATCCGCCGATAATGGGTGGAGTCGTCCAAGGGATAAAGGCAATGGTTTTTGGAACAACCCCGGTCGCGATCATCATGTAACTAAAAACTGTTAGCATAACAGGTGTTAAAATAAATGGAATGATGAGCACTGGATTTAACACCATCGGGAAACCGAATAGTACAGGCTCGTTAATGTTGAAAATACTTGGTGCAGCACCGAGTCCAGAAATATTACGGTAATGCTTATGCTTACGTCCGGCAATGAACACCGCGATGATTAAACCGAGTGTAGCTCCGGTACCCCCTAGATACATGAAAGCATCAAAGAAAGGTTTGGTCACGATATAAGGAATTTCTTCTCCTGCTGCTAATGCAGCTGCATTAGCTTCAATCGCAGGTAGGTAAACAGCTTGCATAAGTGGTTCCATAATATTTGCACCGTGAAGCCCAAAGAACCAAAGGACATGGACGATAACGGCAACAGCAACAGCAGAACCAAGTGTATTGGCCATTTTTGAAACAGGTGCTTGTAGTGCGTCGAAGAAGGCTTGGTGAATGTCAGGCATTCCACCTACAACTGTCAGTACTTTAATAAGGCCAAAAATGCTGATTGCAATCATTGCAGGGAATAGTGCTGCAAATGATTTTGCTACTGCTGGTGGAACACTTTCAGGCATTTTCATTATCAAACGTTTGTTACCCAATAGTCTTGTGAAAATTTCAGTAGAAACAAGCGCAATAATAATAGCGATAAATAAACCTTGTGCGCCAACCCATCCGAATGGAATACCCCAGTCGGTAGAAGTTGGTTGCATAATTGTAATTAAAGAAGCGAGTGCTACAACTCCAGATGCTAGACCATCTTTGTCATACGAACGAGCAAGTTGATAGGCGATGGTAAAGACGATGAGTAATGAGACAATGGCAAATGTACCATTCCAAAGAGCGCCGCCGAAGCCTTTCCATGCATCACTACCAAAAATCATTTCCATAAAGGATTGG comes from Sporosarcina sp. FSL K6-3457 and encodes:
- a CDS encoding methyl-accepting chemotaxis protein, with the protein product MKSLRSKILLLVLSMVFLCTFLMSIFGYFVNYKAVEDEVGIELIGCANVATLVIDWQDVELLKNNPQDDKALIALEEGITAFINKKTWFKDAFIISVNEGTATLLAADERLKSQGYQAGDNFHYDEAIDRAIEATTTMQHQMPMYSKVYTFQNSKRISGYSPILNDEKEIIAFLGVDYHGEVVAERTWPRVWIIVKVGIGIFMLATIITLLVANRIVRPLVQLKNQAETFASGDLATYIDTYKKDEIGQLAQSFEKMRQSLLTILIQVKDSSIQLSESSRLLAANSEEQTLATDMIAKSSVELAIESEKQVEETVFISKAINNLEIDMGKVNDNAIEAKVQSEKSIQLARQGKNDMTMMAQQMGATSQSIENAMEKFELLTEKSKTTVDIISTILMISNQTNLLALNASIEAARAGENGSSFTVVATEVRELANQSKEAADNIKMILEEIQLNIKEAHFALYDGVEQFGIGKDLVRQSGHSFETIFAAIEEVFEKSISTSNVVLSSTQLVNQIHTSIEKVTNGVGNVAISSKELSAASEQQAEMIYEELQSVKNLSSLAEQLQSTVQQFKMD
- a CDS encoding methyl-accepting chemotaxis protein gives rise to the protein MIKILKNNTLLMKLVLIHIITVVVAGVAGILFSQQSLLLTTIVIALILLIGLWFVYAVCQQHTVSPQQTIDENDEPSLDTEELFQRIGDASINVIMSAGELTAISEETSAASEEINYAITTISQEVLHQLTDMESINDRVKVMNNSIISMNQQNQLIKQVTTQSETATQKGAEMVTQLKKSNDESLQAADKISASITELYNKTIDISRITETIKNIASETNLLALNASIEAARAGTHGKGFAVVASEVRKLAEQSNMATKQIQDMISSIEKETENTVNTMMETISHSKQLDESVKATEIEFVAIRQAVAQTIEAIDTLHDELQTVTEQNHNITLAIQNTSEVSQQTVVSVDNIVSSIQSQNTMIAMIADSASHLSEISLQLDAITQ
- a CDS encoding DUF871 domain-containing protein is translated as MRNLGISIYPQYGTEKELVNYMEKASEYGFSRIFTCLMSANDDKDVQQLQQLLKKANELGFEVIADVSPTVFADKNLSYKDLSYFKELGLSGLRLDMGFSGAEESIMSFNEHGLAIELNMSQGTKYLDQILSYQPNKQQIIGCHNFYPRRYTALSREHFLKCSAQYKDQGIRTAAMISSKHAAFGPWPVQEGLPTLEEHRGLAIDVQAKDLFQTGLIDDLIIGNMFASDEELKSLSLLNRYLLELKVEFKEQTTAVEKEIVLAKGHFNRGDVSAYVIRSTQTRVDFAHEEFPAHNTEPITRGDVTIDNVGYARYKGELHLARKDMDNSGNTNIVATIDKDEQFLLDHVHPWQKFKLIEK
- a CDS encoding 6-phospho-beta-glucosidase, with product MKIAVIGGGSSYTPELIEGIILRADQFKVDEIVLVDIEAGKEKLEIVGALAKRMIQKSGLPIKVELTFNRIKAITNADFVLTQFRVGGLDARANDERIPLKYDVIGQETVGPGGFAKAIRTIPVILDICDEIEQYSKDAWLINFTNPAGMVTEAVHKYTNVKVIGLCNVPVNMKQMAANILEVDRDDLNISFSGLNHLVYATKVFVGGKDKMNTLIERIAEGRNMNMRNIHDAPWDKEFLQALQALPCPYHRYYYMMDEMLIEEKEAAELRGTRAEQVKVIEKALFKTYSNPNLDVKPKELEERGGALYSEAAISLITSIVTNDHAIHTVNVPNNGTIPNLPDDVVIEVSCVVNSEGPQPIQVGTLPSEINGLIQQVKAFEQLTIEAAVTGDKGKALLALTTNPFVPSSKVAKLLLQDLLETNQDYLPQFHK
- a CDS encoding PTS lactose/cellobiose transporter subunit IIA; translated protein: MNMEEQIMQIILFSGNAKSTAFEAIQAAKDKDIEQANALLEKANEELGSAHKVQTFLIQSEIRGEKVETSLLLIHAQDHLMNAITFKDLAGEFIALYETVNNYTKN
- a CDS encoding PTS sugar transporter subunit IIC, which gives rise to MEKFIEIAGRIGAQRHLVAIRDGFVTIMPLMILGSMATLLNNLPIKAYQSFMEMIFGSDAWKGFGGALWNGTFAIVSLLIVFTIAYQLARSYDKDGLASGVVALASLITIMQPTSTDWGIPFGWVGAQGLFIAIIIALVSTEIFTRLLGNKRLIMKMPESVPPAVAKSFAALFPAMIAISIFGLIKVLTVVGGMPDIHQAFFDALQAPVSKMANTLGSAVAVAVIVHVLWFFGLHGANIMEPLMQAVYLPAIEANAAALAAGEEIPYIVTKPFFDAFMYLGGTGATLGLIIAVFIAGRKHKHYRNISGLGAAPSIFNINEPVLFGFPMVLNPVLIIPFILTPVMLTVFSYMMIATGVVPKTIAFIPWTTPPIIGGFLATGSWKGAALAAVNLVIAIVAYIPFVKIAERMELKKLKEEIAAQQKEIA